A stretch of Pseudobdellovibrionaceae bacterium DNA encodes these proteins:
- a CDS encoding trypsin-like serine protease, producing MDFLRRPFVLLSLLVAPTAFAIPYTRLPIPEKKALAIPVVHNGTAVPTHDRIRPSVVAIEVELRGETRQCSGFLISPRHILSVAQCFFPAGRTTDQAQPEHIRVRWSDPSILEIEMRPEAIKIHPGYLKAPTRDAGWIGSTMKVSNFDLALLSFPAGFSGNARPFPIDAEGMKVPTDYRVRIYGMRGAELTKGEMLVERQSAEEKVSMLKIDDMNPQSLESGDMGGPALTIRPDGTSVVWGLLAGQDTTMRGQPTNAYVIQLQGHIYWLMNQMQSELNSWLARSFEKQVQVETPACRPKVKTQGRKQKIPIPMKRPRNPGSLVSVAGALRSAVPAPEENPLLHRVVIMGKEVEKESPLLKSMVSITNGANNCSGTLISPIHVLTAAHCFSADNTKFPGMVRARFYRNSRDIVLEVPAVRVRPHHTYKDYPTNPDGTLKSSDEQYHISTFTDIAIVTLESPAPAPYEPMSMLPYDLFVKAGDKIHIAGTGRDSLTDKSSSLKMKSTTMIIADGGRHNSWRLVPDGNGGAMPGDSGGAALHFDNSGRPYLWGVIIQTAVDEQASKLYHSRVLPVFNQSGWVYESIQSDLFDIQSGTLKPRIEKVRTPIRDCP from the coding sequence ATGGACTTTCTTCGCCGGCCCTTCGTTTTACTGAGTCTTCTTGTGGCCCCCACCGCGTTTGCGATCCCCTACACGCGCTTGCCGATTCCCGAGAAGAAGGCTCTCGCGATTCCCGTCGTACATAACGGAACCGCGGTCCCTACTCACGACCGTATTCGGCCTTCCGTCGTCGCGATCGAAGTCGAACTGCGCGGTGAAACTCGGCAGTGTTCGGGCTTTCTGATTTCACCCCGGCATATTCTCAGCGTCGCCCAATGTTTCTTTCCGGCGGGACGCACGACCGATCAGGCCCAACCCGAACACATCCGCGTGCGCTGGAGCGACCCTTCGATTTTGGAAATCGAGATGCGCCCCGAAGCGATCAAGATTCATCCAGGTTATCTGAAAGCGCCGACGCGCGATGCGGGCTGGATCGGCTCGACGATGAAGGTTTCGAACTTCGACCTTGCGCTTCTGAGCTTCCCGGCGGGATTCAGCGGAAACGCTCGGCCCTTCCCCATCGATGCGGAAGGGATGAAGGTCCCCACCGACTACCGCGTCCGCATTTACGGGATGCGCGGAGCCGAGCTCACCAAAGGTGAAATGCTCGTGGAACGTCAATCCGCTGAAGAGAAAGTTTCGATGCTGAAAATCGACGATATGAATCCACAATCGCTGGAGTCCGGCGATATGGGCGGCCCGGCGCTCACGATCCGTCCCGACGGCACCTCGGTGGTGTGGGGTTTGCTGGCGGGTCAAGACACCACCATGCGTGGTCAACCGACCAATGCTTACGTCATCCAGCTGCAAGGCCATATCTACTGGCTCATGAACCAAATGCAGTCCGAGTTGAATTCGTGGCTCGCCCGCTCTTTCGAAAAACAAGTGCAAGTCGAAACGCCCGCGTGCCGTCCCAAGGTGAAAACTCAAGGTCGCAAACAGAAAATCCCCATTCCCATGAAACGTCCGCGCAATCCCGGCTCGCTCGTTTCCGTCGCGGGTGCACTTCGTTCGGCGGTTCCCGCTCCGGAAGAGAATCCGCTCCTTCACCGCGTGGTCATCATGGGGAAAGAGGTTGAAAAAGAAAGTCCTCTGCTGAAGTCGATGGTTTCGATCACGAATGGCGCGAACAATTGTTCCGGGACATTGATCAGTCCGATTCACGTGCTGACCGCGGCCCACTGCTTCAGCGCGGACAATACGAAATTCCCGGGCATGGTCCGCGCGCGTTTCTACCGAAACTCGCGCGACATCGTACTCGAAGTTCCCGCCGTGCGTGTTCGTCCCCACCACACCTACAAGGACTACCCGACGAATCCGGACGGAACCTTGAAAAGCTCCGACGAGCAGTATCACATCTCGACTTTCACGGACATCGCCATCGTGACGCTGGAATCGCCAGCCCCCGCGCCCTATGAGCCCATGTCCATGCTTCCCTACGATCTGTTCGTCAAAGCCGGCGATAAAATTCATATCGCGGGCACGGGCCGCGACAGTCTGACCGATAAATCCTCTTCGCTGAAGATGAAATCCACGACCATGATCATCGCCGACGGTGGACGCCACAATTCATGGCGCCTCGTGCCTGACGGCAACGGTGGCGCGATGCCCGGGGACTCGGGCGGAGCCGCTCTGCACTTCGACAACTCGGGCCGTCCCTATTTGTGGGGCGTCATCATCCAGACCGCGGTCGATGAACAAGCCTCCAAGCTTTACCACAGCCGCGTTCTACCGGTGTTCAACCAAAGCGGCTGGGTCTACGAGTCGATCCAGAGCGACCTCTTCGACATCCAGAGCGGCACGCTCAAGCCCCGCATCGAAAAAGTACGCACGCCGATTCGCGATTGTCCTTAA
- a CDS encoding LysR family transcriptional regulator — translation MERIPIQWWQAFVVFRESADMTEAARKLGLTQPALSKQLKSLQSRVGQPLLRGEGKRRVPTEYGEALYVELQKRFAGLEEDVRDVTLRHLQGAPPRVRIHGRREVLDRLIAGLSTKSTLVLHEAGHAEIRKAIEARATDIAIDHLAPDSDQWIARPLFVESFEVWIPKSFLPRRPSEERGWEALQDLPVVAYREHDELLEQAAVARGLDPRRLRISGITGNYQSLREWVRAGRGWAVLPAYLAEDPGVWRLPIPARTLPSREFFAIYRREHAKARWLRETLTEIQGAFRS, via the coding sequence ATGGAACGCATTCCCATCCAGTGGTGGCAGGCTTTCGTCGTTTTTCGCGAATCGGCGGACATGACCGAGGCCGCGCGCAAGCTCGGCCTGACTCAACCCGCCCTCTCCAAGCAGCTGAAATCCCTGCAGTCCCGCGTGGGGCAGCCCCTGTTACGAGGGGAAGGGAAACGCCGCGTTCCCACGGAGTACGGCGAAGCCCTCTACGTGGAATTGCAAAAGCGCTTCGCCGGTCTGGAGGAGGATGTGCGGGACGTCACGCTCCGCCACCTGCAAGGGGCACCGCCCCGCGTCCGCATCCATGGGCGCCGCGAAGTCTTGGATCGCCTGATCGCCGGGCTCTCAACGAAGAGCACGCTGGTTTTGCACGAAGCCGGTCATGCGGAAATCCGCAAGGCCATCGAGGCGCGCGCCACCGACATCGCGATCGATCACCTCGCGCCCGATTCCGACCAGTGGATCGCGCGGCCGCTCTTCGTCGAGAGCTTCGAGGTCTGGATCCCGAAATCGTTTTTGCCGCGACGGCCTTCGGAGGAGCGGGGCTGGGAGGCCCTGCAAGATCTGCCGGTGGTCGCCTACCGTGAGCACGATGAACTTCTGGAGCAGGCCGCGGTGGCGCGGGGCCTCGATCCCCGGCGACTGCGGATCAGCGGGATCACCGGCAACTACCAAAGCCTGCGCGAGTGGGTCCGGGCGGGTCGCGGCTGGGCCGTCCTGCCCGCCTATCTGGCCGAGGATCCGGGCGTTTGGCGCCTGCCCATCCCCGCGAGGACGCTCCCCAGCCGGGAATTCTTTGCCATTTACCGGCGAGAACACGCCAAGGCCCGCTGGCTGCGGGAGACCTTGACCGAGATCCAAGGGGCATTTAGATCCTGA
- the msrA gene encoding peptide-methionine (S)-S-oxide reductase MsrA, which yields MKTIIYILLLLGSLSAQAETAYLAGGCFWGMEELIRAHKGVTKTEVGYTGGQTPNAVYSLVKTGTTGHAESIKVDFDSKQLSYEELLLFFFKIHDPTTKNQQGNDIGTQYRSAIFYVNDSQRAAAEKVFTRVEGSKAWKKPLTTEIKPFTKWFKAEDYHQAYLQKNPGGYTCHSIRDLKF from the coding sequence ATGAAAACGATCATCTATATATTGTTGTTGCTGGGGAGTCTTTCGGCGCAGGCCGAGACCGCCTACCTCGCGGGCGGATGTTTTTGGGGAATGGAAGAGTTGATCCGTGCGCACAAGGGCGTGACGAAGACCGAGGTCGGGTACACTGGCGGGCAAACGCCCAATGCCGTTTACAGCTTGGTGAAGACGGGCACCACGGGCCATGCCGAGTCGATCAAAGTCGACTTCGACTCCAAACAACTTTCGTACGAAGAGCTGCTGCTGTTTTTCTTCAAGATCCACGACCCGACCACGAAGAATCAGCAGGGCAACGACATCGGGACTCAGTACCGCTCGGCGATTTTCTACGTGAACGATTCGCAGCGGGCTGCGGCCGAGAAGGTTTTCACGCGGGTCGAGGGATCAAAGGCCTGGAAGAAGCCCCTGACCACCGAGATCAAACCTTTCACCAAATGGTTCAAAGCCGAGGACTATCACCAAGCGTACTTGCAGAAAAATCCCGGCGGCTATACCTGCCACTCGATTCGCGATCTGAAGTTTTAA
- a CDS encoding flagellin FliC — MGLRINTNTASLNAQRVLYNTKLGLDKSMEKLASGYRINRAGDDAAGLAISENLRAQIRGLKQAARNANDGISLVQVAEGAMNEVSSILIRLRELSVQAASDTIGPVERQFLNVEYDQLISEIDRIADATEFNGTQLLAGVGAIMDFQVGIRNNPEIDRISFDSSKADANSAALGVNLTSVADKASAQNALSAVDTALSSVSAMRADFGALQNRLQTTVSNINNSIENMSAANSRVRDVDVAEETAEMTRQNILLQAGSSVLAQANQSANVALSLLNKTFQG, encoded by the coding sequence ATGGGTTTGCGAATTAACACGAATACGGCTTCGTTGAACGCCCAACGCGTTCTGTATAACACGAAGCTTGGCCTGGATAAGAGCATGGAAAAGCTCGCATCCGGATACCGCATCAACCGCGCTGGTGACGACGCGGCGGGCTTGGCGATCTCGGAGAACCTCCGGGCGCAAATCCGCGGTCTGAAGCAAGCGGCACGTAACGCGAACGACGGCATCTCGCTGGTTCAGGTTGCGGAAGGTGCGATGAACGAGGTCTCTTCGATCCTGATCCGTCTGCGGGAACTTTCAGTTCAAGCCGCTTCGGATACCATCGGACCGGTCGAGCGCCAGTTCCTCAACGTCGAATATGATCAACTGATTTCGGAGATCGACCGTATCGCCGACGCGACGGAATTCAACGGCACTCAGCTGTTGGCCGGAGTGGGCGCGATCATGGATTTCCAAGTCGGTATCCGTAACAACCCCGAAATCGACCGTATCTCTTTCGACTCGTCGAAGGCGGATGCGAACTCGGCGGCCCTGGGCGTGAACCTCACGTCGGTCGCGGACAAAGCCTCGGCGCAAAACGCGCTGTCGGCGGTCGATACCGCACTCTCGAGCGTTTCGGCGATGCGCGCGGACTTCGGTGCCTTGCAGAACCGTCTGCAAACCACGGTCTCGAACATCAACAACTCGATCGAGAACATGTCCGCCGCGAACTCACGGGTCCGCGATGTGGATGTCGCTGAAGAAACCGCCGAGATGACTCGTCAGAACATCTTGTTGCAAGCGGGTTCTTCGGTCCTGGCCCAAGCGAATCAGTCCGCGAACGTTGCACTGAGCCTTCTGAATAAGACTTTCCAAGGTTAA
- a CDS encoding transposase → MPRRKFECDSTVPYHLCARSNNRDWFALPTSAVWRVLCDYLYLIHMVFGVKIHSFVLMNNHFHLVASFPEANLSAAMNYFLRETSRVIGYESDRINHVYGTRIFRSRIGSFHHFQNIYKYVYRNPVKAGIYEKVEDYEFSTLHSLLGRSTLPLPVVDDTLLFDAGTEQIMDWLNRPTDEEAWESIRKGLMRREFKLPPVKSSRRENPLESQLL, encoded by the coding sequence ATGCCTAGACGAAAGTTCGAGTGCGATTCCACGGTCCCCTATCATCTCTGCGCAAGATCTAACAATCGCGACTGGTTCGCGTTGCCGACGTCGGCCGTGTGGCGAGTCCTCTGTGACTATCTCTATCTGATTCACATGGTTTTCGGAGTTAAAATTCATTCGTTCGTATTGATGAATAATCACTTTCACCTCGTCGCAAGCTTTCCGGAGGCGAATTTGAGTGCGGCGATGAATTACTTTCTTCGAGAAACAAGTCGAGTGATCGGTTATGAGTCCGACCGAATCAATCATGTCTACGGGACTCGGATTTTCCGTTCACGAATCGGCTCATTCCACCATTTCCAGAATATCTATAAGTATGTTTATCGGAATCCGGTCAAAGCTGGGATCTATGAAAAAGTCGAAGACTATGAGTTCTCGACCTTGCATTCGTTACTTGGGCGTTCCACGCTCCCACTTCCGGTCGTGGATGACACTCTCCTCTTCGACGCGGGAACCGAGCAAATCATGGACTGGCTCAATCGGCCCACGGATGAAGAGGCATGGGAGTCGATTCGAAAGGGACTCATGCGGCGTGAGTTCAAGCTTCCACCGGTGAAGTCGAGCCGCCGGGAAAATCCACTGGAGTCGCAGCTACTTTAA
- the purD gene encoding phosphoribosylamine--glycine ligase, whose translation MKVLVLGQGGREHAIVHRLAHSPSVTEVHVAPGNSGMKRYALCHDFSWKDQETLIQFCLRTEIEVVIIGPEDPLVAGVADALRERGLLVVGPSAEGARLEGSKIHAKEFMTDAGIPTAAYAIVDTVEGTLQAAAGFTPPYVLKADGLAAGKGVAICKTIEELKNAATDYFDKKIFGAAGERALLEQFTPGWELSYLILTNGTESQALPIAQDHKRLLDGDEGPNTGGMGTIAPIPIDPSLREQIESRIVQPTLKELTKRGTLFRGFVFFGIMVTPEGPSLLEYNTRLGDPETQVILPLIQDDFGLLMKDLSRGKLRPLNYRPVSAACVILASPGYPDAVKKGVEIRGDIFEETDQRYFLVAGAQQTPQGPWVTDGGRCLCAIGLGDNLKQALDNAYAQSTHAKWDGQLLRRDIGKKFLT comes from the coding sequence ATGAAAGTCCTGGTCCTCGGTCAAGGCGGTCGCGAGCACGCGATCGTGCATCGGTTGGCGCACTCCCCTTCCGTTACGGAAGTTCACGTCGCGCCGGGGAACTCGGGCATGAAGCGCTATGCCTTGTGTCACGACTTCAGCTGGAAAGACCAAGAGACGCTCATCCAATTCTGTCTGCGCACCGAGATCGAAGTCGTCATCATCGGTCCCGAAGATCCTTTGGTTGCGGGCGTCGCGGACGCACTTCGCGAGCGCGGACTTTTGGTCGTCGGCCCGAGCGCCGAAGGCGCGCGGCTGGAAGGTTCAAAAATCCACGCGAAAGAATTCATGACCGACGCGGGCATCCCGACCGCGGCCTATGCCATCGTCGACACGGTCGAAGGAACATTGCAAGCGGCCGCAGGCTTCACGCCCCCTTATGTTTTGAAAGCCGACGGCCTCGCGGCCGGCAAAGGCGTCGCGATCTGCAAAACGATCGAGGAGTTGAAAAACGCGGCCACCGATTACTTCGACAAAAAAATCTTCGGCGCGGCCGGCGAGCGCGCGCTGCTCGAACAGTTCACGCCGGGCTGGGAACTCAGCTACCTGATCCTGACCAACGGCACAGAGTCGCAAGCCTTGCCGATCGCGCAGGATCACAAACGCCTGCTCGACGGCGACGAGGGCCCCAACACCGGCGGCATGGGCACGATCGCGCCGATCCCGATCGATCCCTCGCTGCGCGAGCAGATCGAAAGCCGTATCGTGCAGCCCACGCTGAAGGAACTCACGAAGCGCGGTACGCTCTTTCGCGGTTTCGTTTTCTTCGGCATCATGGTGACGCCCGAAGGTCCTTCGCTCCTTGAATACAACACGCGTTTGGGCGATCCCGAAACGCAAGTGATCCTGCCTTTGATCCAAGATGACTTCGGTCTGCTGATGAAGGATCTGTCGCGGGGAAAACTGCGGCCACTCAACTACCGACCCGTCTCCGCCGCCTGCGTGATTCTGGCGTCACCGGGTTATCCCGACGCCGTCAAGAAAGGCGTCGAAATCCGCGGCGACATTTTCGAAGAGACGGACCAGCGCTACTTCCTGGTGGCCGGCGCGCAACAAACTCCGCAAGGCCCCTGGGTCACGGACGGCGGCCGCTGCTTGTGCGCGATCGGTCTTGGCGACAATCTGAAGCAGGCTCTCGACAATGCGTATGCTCAGTCCACCCACGCCAAATGGGATGGACAACTCTTGCGCCGAGACATCGGCAAGAAATTCCTGACTTAA
- a CDS encoding acetyl-CoA C-acetyltransferase, with amino-acid sequence MEKIVVVAGQRTPFGAFGGGLKDVAAAELTVAAGRSTLEQAGLKAEDVDHVVIGNVAQSDSAAAYLARHVALKMGLPIHTPAYNVNRLCGSGFQSWVNAVQMIQTGESQCVLAGGVEQMSQVPYVMRGVRFGGIRMGNGELEDYLNSSLTDQYAGIPMAITAENLGEKYGITRAQCDEFSLLSQSRCKEATAKNYFAAEMKPYKIETKKGVVEIAKDEHPKPDVTLEKLQAMKSLFKKDGLVTAATASGIVDGAATSLLCSESFAKAKGLKPLARIVGYASVGCDPKIMGIGPAEASRRALQRAGLKLDQMDLVEVNEAFAAQYLAVEKELGLDRNRTNVNGGAIAIGHPLGASGTRIMNHLVYELARRGGKYALGSACIGGGQGIAVIIER; translated from the coding sequence ATGGAAAAAATCGTCGTAGTGGCCGGACAACGCACTCCTTTTGGTGCTTTTGGCGGTGGCTTGAAAGACGTCGCGGCGGCCGAGTTGACGGTGGCGGCGGGGCGCTCAACTCTCGAGCAGGCGGGCCTCAAAGCCGAAGACGTCGATCACGTCGTCATCGGGAACGTCGCGCAGTCGGATTCGGCGGCGGCCTACCTGGCCCGTCACGTGGCTTTGAAAATGGGACTGCCGATCCACACTCCCGCGTACAACGTGAATCGCCTGTGCGGTAGCGGCTTTCAGTCGTGGGTGAACGCGGTCCAGATGATTCAAACCGGCGAAAGCCAGTGTGTGCTCGCGGGCGGCGTCGAGCAGATGTCGCAAGTTCCCTACGTCATGCGCGGCGTGCGCTTCGGCGGGATCCGGATGGGGAACGGCGAGCTTGAAGACTATCTGAACTCCTCTTTGACCGATCAGTACGCGGGCATCCCGATGGCCATCACCGCAGAAAACCTCGGCGAAAAGTACGGCATCACGCGCGCGCAGTGCGATGAGTTCTCGTTGCTTTCGCAGTCACGTTGCAAAGAGGCCACCGCGAAAAATTATTTCGCGGCCGAGATGAAGCCCTACAAAATCGAAACGAAAAAGGGCGTCGTCGAAATCGCGAAGGACGAACATCCCAAGCCCGACGTGACTCTCGAAAAGTTGCAGGCGATGAAGTCGCTCTTCAAAAAAGACGGCCTCGTCACCGCGGCGACCGCGAGCGGTATCGTCGACGGCGCGGCGACCTCGCTCCTGTGCTCGGAGTCCTTCGCGAAAGCAAAGGGCTTGAAGCCCCTCGCACGCATCGTGGGCTACGCCTCGGTGGGTTGCGATCCGAAGATCATGGGCATCGGCCCCGCCGAAGCCTCGCGCCGGGCGCTCCAGCGCGCGGGCTTGAAGCTCGACCAAATGGATCTCGTCGAAGTGAACGAAGCTTTCGCCGCCCAATACCTGGCGGTCGAAAAAGAGCTGGGCCTCGACCGCAACCGCACCAATGTCAACGGTGGCGCGATCGCCATCGGTCACCCGCTGGGCGCATCCGGAACGCGGATCATGAACCACCTGGTCTACGAACTCGCCCGCCGCGGCGGCAAATACGCCCTCGGCTCCGCCTGCATCGGCGGCGGCCAAGGCATCGCGGTCATCATCGAAAGGTAG
- a CDS encoding HD domain-containing protein, which yields MEIRDPVHGTIHLSDAETTVLDTPEYQRLRMIKQLGFSEFSFPGATHNRYLHSIGVSHIAGLAFDHIFRSYTFSSSKVRTAYRDILKIAALLHDVGHGPLSHAIEEVMPSVDKLQVKIYEHRVRMAAQTELLTPEGVPRATHEDYTIKFITDSPLAKTLEHVFPHFAPAHVACLIDKSLLAPDDFFFDNGLDFRPILSQLVSSELDVDRMDYLERDSYFCGTNYGKFDLHWMLSNLTMHQVAGRVYMALNRRALYTFDDFLLSRHHMHLMVYFHHKSIIYEEMLIRYLNSPDCTFFVPADINEYVKYTDYRLYEHLASVDNPWAQRISKRQPYRVLVELHSTEESKRPENIENALEERGIHVIWASSKARLSKYHAGTAEDKASPIYVVDQYDRWDKPAPVDQSTEIFHKYEGTRIIDRLYVEPEQFRDAERLLVEKRL from the coding sequence ATGGAAATCCGCGATCCGGTCCACGGGACCATTCATCTGAGCGATGCCGAAACCACCGTCCTCGATACTCCCGAATACCAGCGCCTGCGGATGATCAAACAGCTCGGCTTCTCCGAGTTCAGCTTTCCCGGGGCGACCCACAACCGGTATCTGCATTCCATCGGCGTCAGCCACATCGCGGGTCTCGCGTTCGATCACATCTTCCGGAGTTATACTTTCTCTTCCTCGAAGGTGCGTACCGCCTACCGGGACATCTTAAAGATCGCGGCTTTGCTTCACGATGTCGGTCACGGGCCCTTGTCCCACGCCATCGAAGAGGTCATGCCCTCCGTCGACAAGCTCCAGGTTAAAATTTACGAGCACCGCGTCCGCATGGCCGCGCAGACCGAGCTTTTGACTCCCGAGGGTGTGCCGCGCGCCACTCACGAAGACTATACGATCAAGTTCATCACCGACTCTCCGCTCGCGAAAACTTTGGAGCACGTCTTTCCGCATTTCGCGCCCGCGCATGTCGCGTGCCTGATCGACAAGTCGCTGCTCGCGCCCGACGATTTCTTCTTCGACAACGGTTTGGATTTCCGTCCGATCCTGTCGCAGCTCGTGAGTTCGGAGCTCGACGTCGACCGCATGGACTATCTGGAGCGCGACTCCTACTTCTGCGGCACGAACTACGGAAAATTCGATTTGCACTGGATGCTTTCGAATCTGACCATGCATCAGGTGGCGGGTCGCGTGTACATGGCGCTGAACCGCCGCGCGCTTTACACCTTCGACGACTTCTTGTTGTCGCGTCACCATATGCACTTGATGGTCTACTTCCATCACAAGAGCATCATCTACGAAGAGATGCTGATCCGTTACCTGAACTCGCCCGACTGCACGTTCTTCGTTCCGGCCGACATCAACGAGTACGTGAAGTACACCGACTATCGTTTGTACGAACATCTCGCGAGCGTCGACAACCCGTGGGCACAGCGGATCTCGAAGCGCCAGCCCTACCGCGTGCTCGTCGAGCTTCACTCGACGGAAGAAAGCAAACGTCCCGAAAATATCGAGAACGCCCTCGAAGAGCGCGGCATCCACGTTATCTGGGCGAGCTCCAAAGCGCGTTTGTCGAAGTACCACGCCGGCACGGCCGAAGATAAAGCGTCGCCGATCTACGTGGTGGACCAATACGACCGTTGGGACAAACCCGCTCCGGTCGACCAATCCACCGAGATCTTCCACAAGTACGAAGGCACGCGCATCATCGACCGCCTCTACGTCGAGCCCGAACAATTCCGCGACGCCGAACGCCTCCTCGTCGAGAAGCGCCTGTAG
- a CDS encoding dihydrofolate reductase, which yields MTGAAPIKLTAIAAMAANRVIGVDNDLPWSLPEDLKFFRDTTKGAVMIMGRKTFESLGKPLPGRYHVVITRNADYRYEHERVKIVESIDKAIDFAKTLVPTWPSEVFVVGGGEIYKQSLHLVDKIYLTRIERDYQGAAHFPEFESGGGFRLAETRPATTNTQPPTAETPHYRFETWNRI from the coding sequence ATGACGGGGGCCGCGCCGATCAAGCTGACGGCGATCGCCGCCATGGCCGCGAACCGCGTGATCGGCGTGGATAACGATCTGCCGTGGAGCCTTCCCGAGGACCTGAAGTTCTTCCGCGACACCACGAAGGGCGCCGTCATGATCATGGGGCGCAAGACTTTCGAGTCCCTGGGGAAGCCCCTACCGGGCCGCTACCACGTCGTAATCACCCGGAACGCCGATTACCGCTACGAGCACGAACGGGTGAAAATCGTCGAAAGTATCGACAAAGCCATCGACTTCGCGAAGACGCTCGTGCCCACCTGGCCAAGCGAGGTCTTCGTCGTCGGCGGAGGCGAGATCTATAAACAAAGCCTGCACCTAGTGGACAAGATCTACCTGACCCGGATCGAGCGCGACTATCAGGGAGCGGCCCACTTCCCCGAGTTCGAGTCGGGAGGAGGGTTCCGCCTTGCGGAAACTCGCCCCGCAACGACGAACACTCAGCCACCCACGGCCGAAACCCCGCACTACCGCTTCGAAACCTGGAACCGAATCTAA
- a CDS encoding thymidylate synthase, which yields MEVYHQLMRDILEKGDRKDDRTGTGTLSLFGYQMRFNLQEGFPLVTTKKLHLRSIIHELLWFMKGDTNIRYLQENKVSIWDEWADENGDLGPVYGKQWRSWQAPDGRQIDQLSNVIEQIKKNPDSRRMIVVAFNPADVDRMALPPCHAFFQFYVSQGKLSCQLYQRSADVFLGVPFNIASYALLVHMIAQACDLKVGDFVHTLGDAHLYLNHLEQAKLQLTREHRPLPRLVLNPAVKNVFDFKFEDIAIEGYDPHPAIKGEVAV from the coding sequence ATGGAAGTTTACCATCAGTTGATGCGCGACATTCTCGAGAAGGGCGACCGCAAAGATGATCGTACCGGGACCGGAACATTGAGCCTATTCGGCTACCAAATGCGCTTCAACCTGCAAGAGGGTTTCCCGCTCGTCACGACGAAGAAGCTGCACCTGCGTTCGATCATTCACGAACTTTTGTGGTTCATGAAGGGCGATACGAACATCCGTTATCTGCAAGAGAACAAAGTCAGCATCTGGGACGAATGGGCGGACGAAAACGGCGACCTCGGGCCCGTGTACGGAAAGCAGTGGCGTTCGTGGCAAGCGCCGGACGGACGCCAGATCGATCAGCTTTCGAACGTCATCGAGCAGATCAAAAAGAATCCCGATTCCCGCCGCATGATCGTGGTGGCCTTCAATCCCGCCGACGTCGACCGCATGGCGCTGCCGCCGTGCCACGCCTTCTTCCAATTCTACGTCAGTCAGGGGAAACTCTCGTGTCAGCTGTATCAACGCAGCGCCGATGTCTTCCTGGGCGTGCCTTTCAACATCGCGAGCTACGCGCTGCTCGTGCACATGATCGCGCAGGCCTGCGATCTGAAGGTCGGTGATTTCGTCCACACGTTGGGCGACGCCCACCTTTATTTGAATCACCTTGAACAAGCGAAGCTGCAATTGACCCGCGAACATCGCCCTCTCCCTCGACTGGTTTTGAATCCCGCGGTGAAGAACGTCTTCGACTTCAAATTCGAGGACATCGCGATCGAAGGCTACGATCCCCATCCGGCGATCAAAGGCGAGGTCGCCGTATGA
- a CDS encoding TraB/GumN family protein, producing the protein MRLKTPIFFVLFLGLLLSVSETRSETLRPFFYRIEKDGKVAHLLGTIHSGVNYSELPSSLREIAKASASLVIETDLIKAQPLTDAAYRSGDEARLLAIFQQPGAEFIAVGAGHLLGQSGLLAGLRAQGYSVTDEGR; encoded by the coding sequence ATGCGGTTGAAGACACCGATCTTTTTCGTTCTCTTTCTGGGATTGTTGCTTTCCGTTTCGGAAACTCGATCCGAGACTCTGCGCCCGTTCTTCTACCGCATCGAAAAGGACGGAAAGGTCGCGCATCTGCTCGGAACCATCCATAGTGGCGTGAACTACTCCGAGCTGCCCTCCAGCTTGCGTGAGATTGCGAAGGCCTCGGCCTCGCTGGTGATCGAAACCGACTTGATCAAAGCGCAGCCCCTGACGGACGCGGCCTATCGCTCGGGCGATGAAGCCCGCCTGCTCGCGATCTTCCAGCAGCCGGGCGCGGAGTTCATCGCGGTCGGTGCGGGACATCTACTGGGCCAGTCCGGTTTGCTCGCGGGTCTGCGGGCCCAAGGCTATTCGGTGACGGACGAGGGGCGCTGA